From a region of the Archocentrus centrarchus isolate MPI-CPG fArcCen1 chromosome 18, fArcCen1, whole genome shotgun sequence genome:
- the LOC115796732 gene encoding uncharacterized protein LOC115796732 isoform X24, translating to MKLLTVSALLCAIVALTTVAEEGSSAVGKGSTQPGEVNVEKRAICYWRRRVGRIRYGNRYYNYSPRRRTWARTRLVKFHWRRRVSGIRYGKRYNRYSTNLRTWARARQVGLIRYGNRYYRYCPCCRTWTRVRARLVKSHWGRRVGWIRYGNRYYRYSPRRQTWARARFGKSHWRRHVGWTRYGNRYYRYSPHRRTWVRGRLGKSHWRRRVGWIRYGNRYYRYSPHRRTWVRGRLVKSHWRRRVGWIRYGNRYYRYSPHRRIRARARLGKSHWPRRVGWIRYGNRYYRYSPRRRTLVRGRLVKSHRRRGVGWIRYGNRYYRYSPHRRIRARARLVKSHWPRRVGWIRYGNRYYRYSPRRRIRARARLGKSHWRRRVGWIRYGNRYYRYSPRRRTWVRGRRVGWIRYGNRYYRYSPRRRTWARGRLVKSHWRKRVGWIRYGNRYYRYSPHRWIQARARLVKSHWPRWVGWIRYGNRYYRYSPRRRTWVRGRLVKSHWCRRVGWIRYGNRYYRYSPRRRTWARGRLVKSHWRKRVGWIRYGNRYYRYSPHRQIRARARLGKSHWPRRVGWIRYGNRYYRYSPRRRTWVRGRLVKSHWRRGVGWIRYGNRYYRYSPHRRIRARARLVKSHWRRGVGWIRYGNRYYRYSPRRRTWVRGRLVKSHWCRRVGWIRYGNRYYRYSPRRRTWARGRLVKSHWRKRVGWIRYGNRYYRYSPHRQIWARARLGKSHWPRRVGWIRYGNRYYRYSPRRRTWVRGRLVKSHRRSGVGWIRYGNRYYRYSPHRRTWARARLGKSHWRRGVGWIRYGNRYYRYSRRRRTWARARLGKSHWCRRVGWIRYGNRYYRYSPHRRIRARARLRKSHWRRRVGWIRYGNRYYRYSPRRRIRARARLVKSHWRRGVGWIRYGNRYYRYSPRRRTWVRGRLVKSHWRKRVGWIRYGNRYYRYSPHRQIRARARLGKSHWPRRVGWIRYGNRYYRYSPRRRTWVRGRLVKSHWRKRVGWIRYGNRYYRYSPHRRIRARARLGKSHWPRRVGWIRYGNRYYRYSPRRRTWVRGRLVKSHWRKRVGWIRYGNRYYRYSPHRRIRARARLGKSHWPRWVGWIRYGNRYYRYSPHRRIRARARLVKSHRRSGVGWIRYGNRYYRYSPHRRTWARARLGKSHWRRGVGWIRYGNRYYRYSRRRRTWARARLGKSHWCRRVGWIRYGNRYYRYSPHRRIRARARLRKSHWRRRVGWIRYGNRYYRYSPRRRTWVRGRLVKSHRRRGVGWIRYGNRYYRYSPHRRIRAQARMVKTHWRRGVGWIRYGNRYYRYSPRRRTWVRGRLVKSHWCRRVGWIRYGNRYYRYSPRCRTWVRGRLGKSHWRKRVGWIRYGNRYYRYSPHRRIRARARLGKSHWPRRVGWIRYGNRYYRYSPHRRTWVRGRLVKSHWCRRVGWIRYGNRYYRYSPRRRTLVRGRLGKSHWPRRVGWIRYGNRYYRYSPRRRTWVRGRLVKSHWRKRVGWIRYGNRYYRYSPHRRIRARARLRKSHWRRRVGWIRYGNRYYRYSPRRRTWVRGRLVKSHRRRGVGWIRYGNRYYRYSPHRRIRARARMVKSHWRRGVGWIRYGNRYYRYSPRRRTWVRGRLVKSHWCRRVGWIRYGNRYYRYSPRRRTWARGRLVKSHWRKRVGWIRYGNRYYRYSPHRRIRARARLVKSHWPRRVGWIRYGNRYYRYSPRRRTWVRGRLVKSHWRKRVGWIRYGNRYYRYSPHRRIRARARLVKSHRRSGVGWIRYGNRYYRYSPHRRTWARARLVKSHWRRRVGWIRYGNRYYRYSPHRRIRARARLRKSHWRRRVGWIRYGNRYYRYSPRRRTWVRGRSRLMKSHRRRRVGWIRYGNRYYRYSPRRRTWARARLGKSKSRRRVGWIRYGNRYYRYSPRRRTSAPARLVKSHWHRPVGLIRYGNRYNRYSTYRRTSARARLVKSHWHKRVGWTRYGNRYYRYFPYRWTWAQAQRFCQSKNANLASVRNLGEYRAIQRVIYRVTHRFVPTWIGGSDAQQERFWFWIDGTPFRFTYWCPAEPNNAGSREHCLHMNWTGCRCINDAPCYNQYPFVCVLKSG from the exons GTTTGGGAAATCCCATTGGCGCAGGCATGTGGGTTGGACTAGATATGGCAACCGATACTACCGCTACTCTCCCCATCGCCGGACTTGGGTTCGGggaag GTTGGGGAAATCCCATTGGCGCAGGCGTGTGGGTTGGATTAGATATGGCAACCGATACTACCGCTACTCTCCCCATCGCCGGACTTGGGTTCGGggaag GTTGGTGAAATCCCATTGGCGCAGGCGGGTGGGTTGGATTAGATATGGCAACCGATACTACCGCTACTCTCCCCATCGCCGGATTCGGGCTCGGGcaag GTTGGGGAAATCCCATTGGCCCAGGCGGGTGGGTTGGATTAGATATGGCAACCGATACTACCGCTACTCTCCCCGTCGCCGGACTTTGGTTCGAggaag GTTGGTGAAATCGCATCGGCGCAGGGGGGTGGGTTGGATTAGATATGGCAACCGATACTACCGCTACTCTCCCCATCGCCGGATTCGGGCTCGGGcaag GTTGGTGAAATCCCATTGGCCCAGGCGGGTGGGTTGGATTAGATATGGCAACCGATACTACCGCTACTCTCCCCGTCGCCGGATTCGGGCTCGGGcaag GTTGGGGAAATCCCATTGGCGCAGACGGGTGGGTTGGATTAGATATGGCAACCGATACTACCGCTACTCTCCCCGTCGCCGGACTTGGGTTCGGGGAAG GCGTGTGGGTTGGATTAGATATGGCAACCGATATTACCGCTACTCTCCTCGTCGCCGGACTTGGGCTCGAGGAAG GTTGGTGAAATCCCATTGGCGAAAGCGGGTGGGTTGGATTAGATATGGCAACCGATACTACCGCTACTCTCCCCATCGCTGGATTCAGGCTCGGGcaag GTTGGTGAAATCCCATTGGCCCAGGTGGGTGGGTTGGATTAGATATGGCAACCGATACTACCGCTACTCTCCCCGTCGCCGGACTTGGGTTCGGggaag GTTGGTGAAATCCCATTGGTGCAGGCGTGTGGGTTGGATTAGATATGGCAACCGGTATTACCGCTACTCTCCTCGTCGCAGGACTTGGGCTCGAggaag GTTGGTGAAATCCCATTGGCGCAAGCGGGTGGGTTGGATTCGATATGGCAACCGATACTACCGCTACTCTCCCCATCGCCAGATTCGGGCTCGGGCAAG GTTGGGGAAATCCCATTGGCCCAGGCGGGTGGGTTGGATTAGATATGGCAACCGATACTACCGCTACTCTCCCCGTCGCCGGACTTGGGTTCGGggaag GTTGGTGAAATCGCATTGGCGCAGGGGGGTGGGTTGGATTAGATATGGCAACCGATACTACCGCTACTCTCCCCATCGCCGGATTCGGGCTCGGGCAAG GTTGGTGAAATCCCATTGGCGCAGAGGGGTGGGTTGGATTAGATATGGCAACCGATACTACCGCTACTCTCCCCGTCGCCGGACTTGGGTTCGGGGAAG GTTGGTGAAATCCCATTGGTGCAGGCGTGTGGGTTGGATTAGATATGGCAACCGGTATTACCGCTACTCTCCTCGTCGCCGGACTTGGGCTCGAggaag GTTGGTGAAATCCCATTGGCGCAAGCGGGTGGGTTGGATTAGATATGGCAACCGATACTACCGCTACTCTCCCCATCGCCAGATTTGGGCTCGGGcaag GTTGGGGAAATCCCATTGGCCCAGGCGGGTGGGTTGGATTAGATATGGCAACCGATACTACCGCTACTCTCCCCGTCGCCGGACTTGGGTTCGGggaag GTTGGTGAAATCGCATCGGCGCAGCGGGGTGGGTTGGATTAGATATGGCAACCGATACTACCGCTACTCTCCCCATCGCCGGACTTGGGCTCGGGCAAG GTTGGGGAAATCCCATTGGCGCAGAGGGGTGGGTTGGATTAGATATGGCAACCGATACTACCGCTACTCTCGTCGTCGCCGGACTTGGGCTCGAgcaag GTTGGGGAAATCCCATTGGTGCAGGCGGGTGGGTTGGATTAGATATGGCAATCGATACTACCGCTACTCTCCCCATCGCCGGATTCGGGCTCGGGcaag GCTGAGGAAATCCCATTGGCGCAGGCGGGTCGGTTGGATTAGATATGGCAACCGATACTACCGCTACTCACCCCGTCGCCGGATTCGGGCTCGGGCAAG GTTGGTGAAATCCCATTGGCGCAGGGGGGTGGGTTGGATTAGATATGGCAACCGATACTACCGCTACTCTCCCCGTCGCCGGACTTGGGTTCGGGGAAG GTTGGTGAAATCCCATTGGCGCAAGCGGGTGGGTTGGATTAGATATGGCAACCGATACTACCGCTACTCTCCCCATCGCCAGATTCGGGCTCGGGcaag GTTGGGGAAATCCCATTGGCCCAGGCGGGTGGGTTGGATTAGATATGGCAACCGATACTACCGCTACTCTCCCCGTCGCCGGACTTGGGTTCGGggaag GTTGGTGAAATCCCATTGGCGCAAGCGGGTGGGTTGGATTAGATATGGCAACCGATACTACCGCTACTCTCCCCATCGCCGGATTCGGGCTCGAGcaag GCTGGGGAAATCCCATTGGCCCAGGCGGGTGGGTTGGATTAGATATGGCAACCGATACTACCGCTACTCTCCCCGTCGCCGGACTTGGGTTCGGggaag GTTGGTGAAATCCCATTGGCGCAAGCGGGTGGGTTGGATTAGATATGGCAACCGATACTACCGCTACTCTCCCCATCGCCGGATTCGGGCTCGGGcaag GTTGGGGAAATCCCATTGGCCCAGGTGGGTGGGTTGGATTAGATATGGCAACCGATACTACCGCTACTCTCCCCATCGCCGGATTCGGGCTCGGGcaag GTTGGTGAAATCGCATCGGCGCAGCGGGGTGGGTTGGATTAGATATGGCAACCGATACTACCGCTACTCTCCCCATCGCCGGACTTGGGCTCGGGCAAG GTTGGGGAAATCCCATTGGCGCAGAGGGGTGGGTTGGATTAGATATGGCAACCGATACTACCGCTACTCTCGTCGTCGCCGGACTTGGGCTCGAgcaag GTTGGGGAAATCCCATTGGTGCAGGCGGGTGGGTTGGATTAGATATGGCAATCGATACTACCGCTACTCTCCCCATCGCCGGATTCGGGCTCGGGcaag GCTGAGGAAATCCCATTGGCGCAGGCGGGTCGGTTGGATTAGATATGGCAACCGATACTACCGCTACTCACCCCGTCGCCGGACTTGGGTTCGGGGAAG GTTGGTGAAATCGCATCGGCGCAGGGGGGTGGGTTGGATTAGATATGGAAACCGATACTACCGCTACTCTCCCCATCGCCGGATTCGGGCTCAGGCAAG GATGGTGAAAACCCATTGGCGCAGAGGGGTGGGTTGGATTAGATATGGCAACCGATACTACCGCTACTCTCCCCGTCGCCGGACTTGGGTTCGGGGAAG GTTGGTGAAATCCCATTGGTGCAGGCGTGTGGGTTGGATTAGATATGGCAACCGGTATTACCGCTACTCTCCTCGTTGCCGGACTTGGGTTCGGggaag GTTGGGGAAATCCCATTGGCGCAAGCGGGTGGGTTGGATTAGATATGGCAACCGATACTACCGCTACTCTCCCCATCGCCGGATTCGGGCTCGGGcaag GTTGGGGAAATCCCATTGGCCCAGGCGGGTGGGTTGGATTAGATATGGCAACCGATACTACCGCTACTCTCCCCATCGCCGGACTTGGGTTCGGGGAAG GTTGGTGAAATCCCATTGGTGCAGGCGTGTGGGTTGGATTAGATATGGCAACCGGTATTACCGCTACTCTCCTCGTCGCCGGACTTTGGTTCGGggaag GTTGGGGAAATCCCATTGGCCCAGGCGGGTGGGTTGGATTAGATATGGCAACCGATACTACCGCTACTCTCCCCGTCGCCGGACTTGGGTTCGGggaag GTTGGTGAAATCCCATTGGCGCAAGCGGGTGGGTTGGATTAGATATGGCAACCGATACTACCGCTACTCTCCCCATCGCCGGATTCGGGCTCGGGcaag GCTGAGGAAATCCCATTGGCGCAGGCGGGTCGGTTGGATTAGATATGGCAACCGATACTACCGCTACTCACCCCGTCGCCGGACTTGGGTTCGGGGAAG GTTGGTGAAATCGCATCGGCGCAGGGGGGTGGGTTGGATTAGATATGGAAACCGATACTACCGCTACTCTCCCCATCGCCGGATTCGGGCTCGGGCAAG GATGGTGAAATCCCATTGGCGCAGAGGGGTGGGTTGGATTAGATATGGCAACCGATACTACCGCTACTCTCCCCGTCGCCGGACTTGGGTTCGGGGAAG GTTGGTGAAATCCCATTGGTGCAGGCGTGTGGGTTGGATTAGATATGGCAACCGGTATTACCGCTACTCTCCTCGTCGCCGGACTTGGGCTCGAggaag GTTGGTGAAATCCCATTGGCGCAAGCGGGTGGGTTGGATTAGATATGGCAACCGATACTACCGCTACTCTCCCCATCGCCGGATTCGGGCTCGGGcaag GTTGGTGAAATCCCATTGGCCCAGGCGGGTGGGTTGGATTAGATATGGCAACCGATACTACCGCTACTCTCCCCGTCGCCGGACTTGGGTTCGGggaag GTTGGTGAAATCCCATTGGCGCAAGCGGGTGGGTTGGATTAGATATGGCAACCGATACTACCGCTACTCTCCCCATCGCCGGATTCGGGCTCGGGcaag GTTGGTGAAATCGCATCGGCGCAGCGGGGTGGGTTGGATTAGATATGGCAACCGATACTACCGCTACTCTCCCCATCGCCGGACTTGGGCTCGGGCAAG GTTGGTGAAATCCCATTGGCGCAGGCGGGTGGGTTGGATTAGATATGGCAACCGATACTACCGCTACTCTCCCCATCGCCGGATTCGGGCTCGGGcaag GCTGAGGAAATCCCATTGGCGCAGGCGGGTTGGTTGGATTAGATATGGCAACCGATACTACCGCTACTCTCCCCGTCGCCGGACTTGGGTTCGGGGAAG ATCTAGGTTGATGAAATCCCATAGGCGCAGACGGGTGGGTTGGATTAGATATGGTAACCGATACTATCGCTACTCTCCCCGTCGCCGGACTTGGGCTCGGGCAAG GTTGGGGAAATCCAAATCGCGTAGGCGTGTGGGTTGGATTAGATATGGCAACCGATACTACCGCTACTCTCCCCGGCGCCGGACCAGTGCTCCGgcaag GTTGGTGAAATCCCATTGGCACAGGCCAGTGGGTCTGATTAGATATGGCAACCGATACAACCGCTACTCTACCTATCGACGGACTTCGGCTCGTGCCAG GTTGGTGAAATCCCATTGGCACAAGCGGGTGGGGTGGACTAGATATGGCAACCGATACTACCGCTACTTTCCCTATCGCTGGACTTGGGCTCAGGCTCAG AGATTCTGTCAGTCCAAGAATGCAAACCTGGCATCTGTGCGCAATCTCGGAGAGTATCGTGCAATTCAGAGGGTCATATATCGTGTCACCCATAGGTTTGTCCCTACATGGATCGGAGGCTCTGATGCTCAACAG gAGCGTTTTTGGTTTTGGATTGATGGAACTCCTTTCAGATTTACATACTGGTGTCCTGCAGAGCCGAACAATGCTGGGAGCAGAGAGCACTGCCTACACATGAATTGGACAG GATGCAGGTGTATAAATGATGCACCCTGTTACAACCAATACCCATTTGTATGTGTCTTGAAAAGTGGATGA